From the Priestia koreensis genome, one window contains:
- a CDS encoding lysine N(6)-hydroxylase/L-ornithine N(5)-oxygenase family protein gives MELYDVIGIGIGPYNLGLAALSEPVDDIKALFFEQNAEFEWHPGMLIEGTDLQDPFLVDLVTFADPTSPYTFLNYVHKHNRLYQFYFFSRMDIPRREYNQYAKWVANQLSSCRFGKRVIDVIDHEDHYEVIIEEVRTGDKEAYYAKHVVIGTGNTPLVPPGFEGAPKNDVIHTSGYVPNEKSIKHDARSVTVIGSGQSAAEVFYDLLQDRDYYGYKLTWFTRTPHFYQMEQSKLAREAFSPDYVSYFHRLPFEKRTEALSTIDRLRHGTEGGLLNRIYDTLYHRSVDGKDRYVRIQPSVEVNEIHPSREGKGYTLSCHQEGLEETFQHETDKVILATGYKPNMPKWLERYREKIIWEDDKRFKVARNYHIEFEDNRKHHLFTLMNLEHSHGSSATNLGLSVQRNQMILNKIAKREVYPIQTNTVFQQYDL, from the coding sequence ATGGAACTGTACGACGTAATTGGGATTGGAATCGGTCCGTATAACTTAGGACTCGCAGCACTCTCCGAACCAGTCGATGATATAAAAGCCCTCTTTTTTGAACAAAACGCTGAATTTGAGTGGCATCCTGGAATGTTAATAGAAGGCACTGACCTACAGGATCCATTTCTTGTTGATCTAGTGACGTTTGCCGACCCGACGAGTCCGTATACGTTTTTAAATTATGTACATAAACACAATCGACTTTATCAGTTTTATTTTTTCAGTCGAATGGATATTCCGAGAAGAGAATACAATCAATATGCAAAATGGGTAGCGAACCAGCTATCCTCATGCCGTTTCGGAAAGCGAGTCATTGATGTAATCGATCATGAGGATCATTATGAAGTTATAATAGAAGAGGTAAGAACAGGCGATAAAGAAGCGTATTATGCGAAGCATGTTGTGATTGGAACAGGCAATACACCGCTTGTTCCACCCGGGTTTGAAGGGGCACCTAAAAATGATGTCATTCATACAAGTGGTTATGTACCGAATGAAAAAAGTATTAAGCATGACGCACGGTCAGTAACAGTTATTGGATCAGGACAGAGTGCGGCAGAAGTATTTTACGACCTTCTTCAAGACCGTGACTATTATGGATACAAGCTAACATGGTTTACCCGCACTCCACATTTTTACCAAATGGAGCAATCAAAGCTTGCAAGGGAAGCCTTCTCACCTGATTATGTGAGCTATTTCCATCGCCTGCCTTTTGAAAAAAGAACAGAGGCATTATCAACGATCGACCGGTTGCGACACGGAACAGAAGGTGGATTATTAAATCGTATTTATGATACGCTATATCACCGTTCAGTTGATGGAAAAGACCGCTATGTGCGCATTCAACCATCTGTAGAAGTCAATGAGATCCATCCTTCTAGGGAAGGCAAAGGCTATACGCTTTCTTGTCATCAAGAGGGGCTAGAAGAAACATTTCAGCATGAGACGGATAAAGTAATTTTAGCGACGGGATATAAGCCTAATATGCCGAAATGGTTAGAACGTTACCGTGAGAAAATTATTTGGGAAGATGATAAGCGTTTTAAAGTGGCGCGCAATTATCATATCGAGTTTGAAGACAACCGAAAGCATCATCTTTTTACGCTAATGAATTTAGAGCATTCACACGGATCGTCTGCTACAAATTTAGGGTTGTCTGTACAGCGTAATCAAATGATTCTTAATAAGATCGCCAAGCGTGAGGTATATCCCATCCAAACAAATACGGTATTTCAACAATATGATCTTTAA
- a CDS encoding LLM class flavin-dependent oxidoreductase, with translation MTKLSILDQSPVSAGSTPEMALKNTVRLAQEAEKMGYSRFWVSEHHDTRSLAGSSPEVLISYLAASTEKIRVGSGGVMLPHYSSYKVAENFRILEALAPGRIDLGIGRAPGGMPNATRALQDGNPKDIRRYPEQIDDLLSYLHDQLPENHPYEGLSATPILSHAPELWMLGSSGSSAQLAAEKGLSFTFAHFINGYDGPAAVRFYRNNFKPSAFNEKPNVIVAIFVVCAETQEEAEELASSIDLSILSIEKGMRTEGIPSVETAKNYPYSAYDWSRIRENRQRIIVGTPQKVKETVTRLQELYGADEFMMVSLMHDMDAKIKSYELLAKEFQL, from the coding sequence TTGACTAAATTAAGTATACTCGACCAATCTCCGGTATCAGCAGGAAGTACGCCAGAGATGGCGTTGAAAAATACCGTTCGATTAGCACAAGAAGCAGAGAAAATGGGTTACTCACGCTTTTGGGTTTCAGAGCATCATGATACGAGAAGCCTTGCAGGTTCATCACCAGAAGTATTAATTTCTTATTTAGCAGCCAGCACAGAAAAAATTAGAGTTGGCTCAGGCGGCGTGATGCTGCCGCATTATAGTTCCTATAAGGTAGCAGAGAATTTCCGAATATTAGAGGCGTTAGCACCTGGACGAATTGATTTAGGTATTGGGCGCGCTCCTGGAGGTATGCCTAATGCAACGCGTGCGCTTCAGGATGGGAACCCAAAGGATATTCGTCGTTACCCAGAACAAATTGATGATTTATTAAGTTATCTACATGATCAATTACCTGAAAATCATCCATATGAAGGATTGAGTGCCACTCCAATTCTTTCACATGCACCAGAGCTATGGATGCTAGGTTCAAGTGGATCAAGTGCTCAGCTAGCAGCTGAAAAAGGTCTGTCATTTACATTTGCGCACTTTATTAATGGCTATGATGGTCCGGCAGCGGTTCGTTTTTATCGCAATAACTTCAAGCCATCCGCTTTTAATGAAAAGCCGAATGTAATTGTCGCCATTTTTGTCGTGTGTGCTGAAACACAAGAAGAAGCAGAGGAGCTTGCTAGTAGCATCGATCTTTCCATTTTATCAATCGAAAAAGGAATGAGAACAGAAGGAATTCCAAGCGTGGAAACAGCGAAAAACTATCCTTATTCTGCTTACGATTGGTCTCGTATTCGTGAAAACCGTCAGCGTATTATTGTCGGGACACCACAAAAAGTAAAAGAAACGGTGACTAGACTTCAGGAACTTTACGGTGCAGATGAGTTTATGATGGTGTCATTAATGCATGACATGGATGCGAAAATTAAATCATATGAATTGCTGGCAAAAGAATTCCAGCTGTGA
- a CDS encoding type 1 glutamine amidotransferase domain-containing protein, giving the protein MSKKIAVLLTDHFEDSEYTEPAKGLKEAGHELTVIEMEKGKSVKGKQGEASVKVDESIDSVDPSQFDALLLPGGFSPDILRADDRFVKFTKAFMDDKKPVMAICHGPQLLITAEALKGRDVTGFKSIQVDLTNAGANFHDKEVVVCGNQLVTSRTPDDIPAFIRESLNVLK; this is encoded by the coding sequence ATGAGTAAAAAAATTGCCGTACTACTTACAGATCACTTTGAGGACTCTGAATACACAGAGCCAGCAAAAGGCTTAAAAGAAGCAGGACATGAACTAACAGTTATTGAAATGGAGAAAGGAAAATCAGTAAAGGGCAAACAGGGGGAAGCATCTGTTAAAGTCGATGAGAGTATCGACAGCGTAGATCCTTCTCAATTTGATGCTTTACTATTACCAGGAGGATTTTCTCCTGATATCCTTCGTGCAGACGATCGCTTCGTTAAATTCACGAAAGCATTCATGGACGACAAAAAGCCGGTTATGGCCATTTGTCATGGCCCTCAGCTATTAATTACCGCAGAGGCATTAAAAGGTCGCGACGTAACAGGCTTTAAATCCATTCAAGTGGATCTAACAAACGCAGGAGCGAACTTCCATGATAAAGAAGTAGTCGTGTGTGGGAATCAGTTAGTAACTAGCCGTACACCAGATGACATTCCGGCATTCATTCGTGAATCGCTAAATGTTTTAAAATAA
- a CDS encoding CAP domain-containing protein produces the protein MKKTFRIATAAGVMSLGLLSLQGPASAASNCNVPQQNDNQAQNVQAQAPQNANVQELLKKYNIQVPQQGEQTAQGQAQAEPQPNAQGQAQAEPQEKAQAPQSGSSDQAQSNDQNTDQAQGSVSESEKKVVELVNQEREKAGLKPLQIDSKLSEVAKAKSQDMKDNNYFDHQSPKYGSPFDMMKKFGVDYSSAGENIAQGQTSPDEVMNSWMNSEGHRKNIMNPNFTHIGVGYVQDGNYWTQEFISK, from the coding sequence ATGAAGAAAACATTTCGTATTGCAACAGCTGCCGGAGTAATGTCACTAGGATTATTATCACTACAAGGACCAGCAAGTGCTGCTTCTAACTGTAACGTACCTCAACAAAATGACAATCAAGCTCAAAACGTTCAAGCACAAGCACCACAAAATGCAAACGTGCAAGAGCTTTTAAAGAAATATAATATTCAAGTACCACAGCAAGGTGAGCAAACAGCTCAGGGACAAGCACAAGCTGAGCCACAACCTAATGCTCAAGGTCAAGCACAAGCAGAACCACAGGAAAAAGCACAAGCACCACAAAGCGGATCATCTGATCAAGCACAATCAAATGATCAAAACACTGACCAAGCACAAGGATCTGTAAGTGAATCAGAAAAGAAGGTTGTTGAACTAGTGAACCAAGAACGTGAAAAAGCTGGACTAAAACCTTTACAAATTGATTCAAAGCTAAGTGAAGTTGCAAAAGCAAAGTCACAGGATATGAAAGACAACAACTACTTTGATCATCAATCACCAAAATACGGTTCACCATTTGATATGATGAAGAAATTTGGTGTAGATTATTCATCAGCAGGTGAAAACATCGCCCAAGGTCAAACTTCTCCAGACGAAGTAATGAACAGCTGGATGAACAGTGAAGGTCATCGTAAAAACATTATGAATCCTAACTTTACTCATATCGGCGTTGGATATGTACAAGATGGAAACTACTGGACACAAGAATTTATCTCTAAATAA
- the ade gene encoding adenine deaminase has protein sequence MTMNKHFLQQQLAAADHRIKADLVIKNAKIIDVFTLSILSGDVAIHDGKFVGIGEYQGVNEIDANGRYVSPSFIDSHVHIESSMLIPSEFAKVVVPHGVTTVITDPHEIANVSGTAGIDFMIQNSKDLPLEVLVGLPSSVPSTPFENAGAILNAEHLEPFLAEKSVIGLAEVMDYPSVQKGADSMLDKLLMAKKHHAIIDGHGAGLDAHGVNIYATAGIKTDHECVNAQEAMDRLQRGMYVSIRQGSVAKDLLNLLPVVNERTARRCLFCTDDKHLDDLLTEGSVDYNVRLAIEHGLDPLLSIQLASLNVAECYQLQGRGAIAPGYEADFLLLNDLETISIHQVYKSGELVAEEGVLTSLNDQPVLENPALTDTVHVKNLTLDDLRLPVKGNQAHIIEVIPNSLVTNHLVENIQTKNGDFQPSLVDDQLKMLVVERHHETGNIGKGIVKGFRLKEGAIATTIAHDSHNIVAVGTNDEDLLCAIQAIEKMKGGVVIVKNQQVLSGLPLPISGLMSDLPFQDVLVNLNKLHDALHELEIADHFNPLLTLSFLSLPVIPHLKLTDMGLFDFHQFKHIKIDEDLV, from the coding sequence ATTACAATGAACAAACACTTCTTACAACAACAGCTCGCAGCAGCTGATCACCGAATAAAAGCCGATCTCGTAATTAAAAACGCAAAAATTATTGATGTTTTTACTTTAAGCATCTTATCTGGTGACGTCGCGATACATGACGGAAAGTTTGTCGGTATTGGGGAGTATCAGGGGGTAAACGAAATTGATGCGAATGGTCGCTATGTAAGTCCTTCCTTTATCGACAGCCACGTTCATATTGAATCATCTATGCTTATTCCAAGCGAGTTTGCAAAAGTTGTGGTGCCACATGGTGTAACGACTGTCATTACAGATCCTCATGAAATTGCAAATGTTTCTGGAACAGCTGGCATTGACTTTATGATTCAAAACTCCAAGGACCTTCCTTTAGAAGTATTAGTAGGCCTTCCATCTAGCGTTCCGTCCACGCCTTTTGAAAATGCCGGAGCCATTCTTAACGCTGAACATTTAGAACCCTTTTTAGCTGAAAAAAGCGTGATCGGTTTAGCAGAAGTGATGGATTATCCATCTGTGCAAAAGGGGGCAGACTCCATGCTTGATAAGCTATTAATGGCGAAAAAACATCATGCGATCATTGATGGGCATGGTGCCGGCCTTGATGCACACGGTGTAAACATTTATGCCACAGCTGGTATTAAAACAGACCATGAATGTGTCAATGCACAAGAAGCAATGGATCGTTTGCAGCGCGGCATGTACGTTTCCATTCGCCAAGGTTCTGTAGCCAAAGACTTACTCAATTTACTTCCGGTTGTGAATGAACGCACAGCTCGTCGTTGTTTGTTTTGCACCGACGATAAGCATCTTGATGATTTACTAACAGAAGGATCTGTTGATTATAACGTTCGTTTAGCCATTGAACATGGATTAGATCCGCTTCTTTCCATTCAGTTAGCCTCTTTAAATGTGGCAGAATGCTATCAATTACAAGGGCGCGGTGCAATAGCCCCTGGTTATGAGGCAGATTTTTTATTACTTAATGACCTAGAAACCATCTCGATTCATCAAGTATACAAGTCAGGAGAACTTGTAGCCGAAGAAGGTGTACTTACATCGTTAAACGATCAACCTGTATTAGAAAATCCAGCATTGACTGATACGGTACATGTGAAAAATCTTACATTAGATGATCTTCGCCTTCCTGTGAAAGGGAATCAGGCTCATATCATTGAAGTAATTCCAAATAGCCTCGTTACGAATCATTTAGTAGAAAACATTCAAACAAAAAATGGTGACTTTCAACCATCTCTCGTGGATGATCAATTGAAAATGCTTGTAGTCGAGCGTCATCATGAAACAGGTAATATCGGAAAAGGAATTGTGAAAGGTTTTCGTTTAAAAGAGGGAGCAATCGCTACAACAATTGCTCATGATTCCCATAACATCGTTGCAGTAGGAACGAATGACGAAGATCTGCTATGTGCCATTCAAGCAATAGAGAAGATGAAAGGCGGCGTAGTCATTGTAAAAAATCAACAAGTGTTAAGTGGATTACCCCTTCCAATTAGCGGTTTAATGTCGGACCTTCCATTCCAAGATGTTTTGGTCAACTTGAATAAGCTTCATGATGCACTTCATGAATTAGAAATCGCCGATCATTTCAATCCACTTCTGACACTATCTTTTCTGAGCTTACCGGTCATTCCACACCTCAAGCTCACTGATATGGGACTGTTTGATTTTCATCAATTCAAACATATTAAAATTGATGAAGATCTTGTGTAA
- a CDS encoding DUF1128 domain-containing protein — MDLTQKSSENVEYMVEAIKEKLRILNFGAVKASHFDEEMYEDLKYLYDMVMRKTSFSPSEMQAIAEELGSLRKQTQ, encoded by the coding sequence TTGGACTTAACACAAAAATCGAGTGAAAATGTTGAATATATGGTAGAGGCAATCAAAGAAAAGCTTCGCATTCTAAATTTTGGTGCTGTTAAAGCTTCTCATTTTGATGAAGAAATGTATGAAGATCTTAAGTATCTTTATGATATGGTAATGCGTAAAACATCTTTCAGTCCAAGTGAAATGCAAGCAATCGCTGAAGAGTTAGGCTCACTTCGTAAACAAACACAATGA
- a CDS encoding low molecular weight protein-tyrosine-phosphatase, which yields MVKVLFVCLGNICRSPMAEAVFRHLVREKGLEDKISIDSAGTGDWHIGTPPHEGTQRILTKKQISFDGLKARQVQKEDLTEFDYIIGMDAQNIGNLHRIAGFNKTGYIGRLLDFVPESEIEDVPDPYFTGNFDEVYELVTKGCTNLLAEIIHEHFSDEIHK from the coding sequence ATGGTAAAAGTCCTATTTGTTTGCCTGGGCAACATTTGTAGATCCCCAATGGCTGAAGCCGTATTTCGTCACCTAGTTCGTGAAAAAGGGCTTGAAGATAAAATTAGCATTGATTCAGCCGGAACAGGAGATTGGCATATTGGAACTCCTCCTCACGAAGGTACGCAACGAATTTTAACGAAAAAACAAATTAGCTTTGACGGCTTAAAAGCCCGCCAAGTACAAAAAGAAGATTTAACTGAATTTGACTATATTATCGGGATGGATGCGCAAAACATTGGTAACCTCCACCGAATAGCAGGATTTAATAAGACAGGCTACATTGGTCGTCTCTTGGATTTTGTCCCGGAATCAGAAATAGAAGATGTTCCCGATCCATACTTTACAGGAAATTTTGATGAGGTATACGAATTAGTAACAAAAGGCTGTACAAATTTATTAGCAGAAATTATTCATGAACATTTTTCGGACGAGATCCATAAATAA
- a CDS encoding YtxH domain-containing protein: MGKNKLGQGIIIGALVGAAVSLLDKHTREQTKAGAGKVMAAVKDPRGTYTTIKAKVDDLRETYETVSEDISYVAQKVKDLQSATPQVKEIVQETKEAFHTVTESKQQE; encoded by the coding sequence ATGGGAAAGAATAAGCTAGGACAAGGGATTATCATTGGAGCACTTGTAGGGGCAGCTGTATCTCTTTTAGATAAGCACACTAGAGAGCAAACAAAAGCAGGCGCAGGTAAGGTAATGGCCGCAGTGAAAGACCCAAGAGGTACATATACAACCATTAAAGCAAAAGTAGATGATTTAAGGGAAACGTATGAAACCGTGTCAGAGGACATCTCTTATGTAGCCCAGAAGGTGAAAGACCTACAATCAGCAACTCCACAAGTAAAAGAAATTGTTCAAGAAACTAAGGAAGCCTTTCATACGGTAACCGAGTCTAAACAACAAGAATAA
- a CDS encoding YihY/virulence factor BrkB family protein — translation MEKQKRKRPFIAELAGRFLSDEIPSLSAELAYYFLLSLFPLLIFIVTLIGFLPLHVPNLLDMLEEVAPRQTMKYIEDNLNEVVGSRNGQLLSFGAIATLWSASNGINAIVRAFNRAYEVEESRSFIVARGVAILLTVAMIFIIIVALLLPVFGKMIGVYLFSKLGFSSTFLNLWSASRWIISAAILFIVFLALYHFAPNKKGLHIKDIWKGTLVATLGWVLVSLAFSYYVNNFANYTATYGSLGGIIVMMVWLYLSGMIIVIGGEVNAISHKRRQGKN, via the coding sequence ATGGAGAAACAAAAGAGAAAACGACCTTTTATTGCAGAACTGGCAGGACGGTTTTTGAGTGATGAAATCCCTAGTCTTTCTGCAGAGCTGGCTTACTATTTTTTGTTATCACTATTTCCGTTATTAATTTTTATTGTGACACTCATCGGTTTTTTACCGCTTCACGTACCAAATTTGTTGGATATGCTTGAAGAGGTTGCACCACGGCAAACGATGAAATACATTGAGGATAATTTAAACGAAGTAGTGGGTTCTCGAAACGGTCAACTCTTATCATTTGGAGCAATTGCGACGTTATGGTCAGCTTCAAACGGCATTAACGCCATTGTTCGAGCATTTAACAGAGCGTATGAGGTAGAAGAGAGCCGGTCATTTATTGTGGCAAGGGGAGTGGCGATCCTATTAACAGTTGCGATGATTTTTATTATTATTGTAGCACTATTGCTCCCTGTTTTCGGAAAAATGATTGGGGTCTACCTGTTCTCAAAGCTTGGTTTTTCGAGTACATTCTTAAATTTGTGGTCCGCTTCGCGCTGGATCATTAGCGCAGCCATTTTGTTTATTGTGTTTTTGGCTCTGTATCATTTTGCTCCGAATAAAAAGGGACTGCATATTAAAGACATCTGGAAGGGGACGCTTGTGGCGACGCTCGGATGGGTTCTTGTTTCCTTGGCTTTTTCATACTACGTAAATAATTTTGCCAATTATACCGCTACGTATGGAAGTCTTGGTGGGATCATTGTGATGATGGTATGGCTTTATCTCTCTGGAATGATTATTGTCATCGGCGGAGAAGTTAATGCCATTAGTCACAAACGTCGACAAGGAAAAAACTAG